The genomic window TTACCTAAAAAGCCATAACCATCTAGGCGAGGCATTTCAATATCGCAAATTACTGCCTCAACTCTCAATCCACTATGGAGTTTATCTAAAGCATCTTGACCATCTTTAGCTTGTTCTACTTGATATCCTCCTTTTTCAAGAGTCAGAGCTAAAAAGCGGCGAACATTAATCGAGTCATCTACGATCAAAATTGTACCTTTCTGCTTAACAGACGCTGCTGATATTTTGTCTTCATCAAATATCAGGAACGGTGTCTTTAACCTTGCTGATGGTAATTGAGTACCTCTAGGAGTCCGCGGATTCGTAGCAATCCAATACAGCAACTCATTGACATTAACTAGTGGCACTACTCGACCATCACCGAGAATCGTACAGTTGCTGAAGCCTTCAGGTAAAGGTATATTTCCCTCAACTTGGCGAATAGCAACTTCTTGTTCACCCCAGCAACGGTCTATTTGGATCGCTACTGGCTGATTATTCCCTTTGACTACTAACACGCTGTTAGCATTAATTGCTGCCGGAGTCTCTAACTCTGAGATATCGTAGCGCAGGCAATTAAACTCTAAATAAGGAGTCAAGCGAATCAGTGGTAGCATAGTTCCTTGCCAATTTAGGACTTCGCTACCTGCCATTTGGAAAACTCGCTCGTTTTGGAGTAAAGATATTTCTGAAATAACATCTGTGGGAAATGCCAATAGCATTTTGTTGATTTCTACCAGCAGAACTCGCGCTACAGAAAGTGTAAATGGTACTGATAGGGTGAAGGTAGTACCAACTCCTGGTTCCGTATCAACTTTGACATCTCCCCGAATTAGTTTGAGGTTATTGCGAACTACATCCATACCGACACCGCGGCCAGATAATGCTGTGACTTGCTCGGAGGTGGTAAAACCTGGTTCAAAAATTAGTGATAACAGTTCTTCATCACTAGCATTAGCGAGTAGAGAAGCATCCAATCCCATAGCTAGGGCGCGGATGCGAATTTTCTCCAGAGAAATGCCCCAACCATCATCACGGATAGTAATGAGGGTGCGATTACTGCGGTGAGTAGCTGTAATTTCAATCAATCCTTGTTCTGGTTTATCCAGAAGGCGGCGGGTGGCTGAGTCTTCGATACCATGATCGAAGGCGTTCCTTAACAGATGCATTAAAGGTTCATTTAATGCTTCTAAAATGCTGCGTTCAATTAAAGTATTGCCACCTTCAATTTTTAACTGGACATTTTTCCCATACTCTACATTTAAATCGCGCAAGGCTCTGGGAAAACGTTCGATTAAATCGGACAGCGGCCGCATTCGGATGTGATTTAGTTTGGTCTGTAACTGTTTTGATGTTTTGTTTATTTTCCGAGCAATTTGGTCTGTATCATCTACACTGAGTTGCACATCAGTTGTGACTTCCTGTACCTGAACAATGGTTTCCATAACTTCCTGCGATCGCAGGTTGAAATCGTTATAACGATCCATTGCTAAGGGATCAAGTTCTCTGTCTGTGCCTTGTATTTGGTGGCCATTTTCAGCTTGCGATCGCACCCCAAGAGACATGGCAGCTTCAGGAGAAATTTTGTTGTAGGCTGTACGTAATTCCTGGTTTTCTTGGTCGAGAACTTGGACTCGCTGCTTCAGGTTACGAACGAGTTTGCGTAATCTTTCTAGTTGCGAGTTTAACCCATTCCGCTGAACAATCAGTTCACCAAATAAATCATTAATTTGCTCTAGTTGTTTGCTGGGAACTCGGACGCTATTTTCATGAATATCCCGCTCTTTCCCAACGCCGTTTGGCTCTCCTTTGCCTTCGCCAAATCTGGCATCTGGAGAATTATGTTCTCTAGAAAATATTGTATTTTCCTCTGTGACATTGACAGCATTAACG from Nostoc sp. UHCC 0926 includes these protein-coding regions:
- a CDS encoding hybrid sensor histidine kinase/response regulator, with amino-acid sequence MLRDKELEIQMQFLEEATDYLNILEGVLLEIDTTNRIDLDKINAALRAAHSIKGGAGMMGFRSLSDLSHRLEDSFKVLKTKKNSLEIDTQLQSLLLSGVDWLRQIVELLAEGNVVEDQWLATFCYPIFDQLHDRLGDPTPEDASTMLSPEDGQDIIPLLFGTEVEECLQRLESILADSEQPGLHEEVVIMATELGGLGEMLQLAAFTKLCESVTQQLEIVSSSRIPEIAQLALLAWRRSQALILTNQLDNLPTEIDLGSYTQSQPLLQAEVIPQVIATDTEVVSTSVWQPENTRENWINHEALAQPTLLYETLRERQSSVTPAGIAANFTFVDAEFADDVNAVNVTEENTIFSREHNSPDARFGEGKGEPNGVGKERDIHENSVRVPSKQLEQINDLFGELIVQRNGLNSQLERLRKLVRNLKQRVQVLDQENQELRTAYNKISPEAAMSLGVRSQAENGHQIQGTDRELDPLAMDRYNDFNLRSQEVMETIVQVQEVTTDVQLSVDDTDQIARKINKTSKQLQTKLNHIRMRPLSDLIERFPRALRDLNVEYGKNVQLKIEGGNTLIERSILEALNEPLMHLLRNAFDHGIEDSATRRLLDKPEQGLIEITATHRSNRTLITIRDDGWGISLEKIRIRALAMGLDASLLANASDEELLSLIFEPGFTTSEQVTALSGRGVGMDVVRNNLKLIRGDVKVDTEPGVGTTFTLSVPFTLSVARVLLVEINKMLLAFPTDVISEISLLQNERVFQMAGSEVLNWQGTMLPLIRLTPYLEFNCLRYDISELETPAAINANSVLVVKGNNQPVAIQIDRCWGEQEVAIRQVEGNIPLPEGFSNCTILGDGRVVPLVNVNELLYWIATNPRTPRGTQLPSARLKTPFLIFDEDKISAASVKQKGTILIVDDSINVRRFLALTLEKGGYQVEQAKDGQDALDKLHSGLRVEAVICDIEMPRLDGYGFLGKVNSDVDTKNIPVAMLTSRSSNKHRQLAMQLGARAYFSKPYNEQELLQTLEEIIRNVAEKAASN